Sequence from the Pelodiscus sinensis isolate JC-2024 chromosome 30, ASM4963464v1, whole genome shotgun sequence genome:
CGCTGCTGTGTGCCAGAGCTGGGGATGGGCCCTATAAAGAGCGCGGGCGCCCCCTGGCGGCATGGCCTGGTGCTACCGCAGGAGccgccgggctgggctgggctgggctgggctgggctgggctgggcggggggaggggggggccgctCTGCGGTTAGTTATGGGGAGCTCAGCGCCCACCCTGCGGGGCCCTTCCTGTTGTATCCAGGGCGGGCTCTACGCgccagcaaaacaagcaggtgccattgccaggggcggcattGCGGCCGCGGGAAGAGCAGGCGGGGAGCCCCGCGGAGGCCGCCCCGCGCTGGGAACCCCGCGCCCGGCAGATCGGGGCCTGCGCCTGGCCCCGGGGCGCTGGGAGCTCTGTGCGCTGCTGGAGGGCGGCGCTGGGCGGCCGGCTGCTGCGCCTGCTGGGGACGCTGAGCCCGGCGGGGCAACCCGCGGCCATGGTGCCTGCTCTCGGCCCACTGGAGCGGAGTTCAGGGACTCGGCGGGCGCtggggccccacccccgagcGGCAGGGACACGCGAGACCCTCCTCCGGCAGTAAATGCCCCCAAGagacccctttccccctccctcgtACGGTCCCGAGCCGGCCGGCTGAAACGCGGAGCCGCGGCTCCTCCACTCCGCCCCCCGCTCAGAGGTGCGGGGATCCCCCTTCTGGAGGCCGGCTCCTCATTCTTCACTGGTGACACCGCGAGGGCggaggagccaggggagggggaggcgaagGAACGTGCTAGAAAAGGATCCGCGCGCCTCCCGCCGCCGCACAGGCGCCGTGTGAACGTGCTAATtcggagggaagccccagcgagCGGAGCCGTTCCTGCCCCGGCAAAGCGGCTCGGGAACACGGTGACAGCGAGGAGCGGCCAGGCACAGGCAGTCCCGCCCCCCTGCTTTCCCGGGGGTTCTCCAGCAGCCTGGCCAAAGGCGGGGAAGTTGGGGTGGgatggaggggaaggaaagagaagtcGGAGTCCCGGGTGAATACAGGGCGCTCAGCCTCGCAgtgagatccccttccccccagcccgtcCTCCTGTATCGGACTGTCAGGCTCACAGGTCCTGCCTGCACATGGCCCCTCTGCTCCTGAGCGGAACCCCcctctcggggagccccctcccctccagcagcagtGACACAGCCCTTTCGCAGGGTGTCCACTCCAGTACAGCGACCCTGTCTTGGGGGGCCCACTCTCACCTGGGggtctgccccctgcctctgggacggcgcctctcagggccttcagctgcctgcctctgcGGTGAGCCCCCTCGGGGGTCCCATCCCTCTGGCCGCCCAGGGCCTCTACTCCTAGAGGGGATGGTGCCCCCCTGTTCTTTGGACCAGAGCAACTATCAGCCAGCACcaaacaggagggtttattgagctttgaacacagCAAGGGGTCCCTCCAGCCAGTGGGCCTAGGCCCTCAGCCCGCAggtcagcctcccctgcagccagctgagctcTGCCTGTTCTGTACTCAGTCCTCCAAAAACAACCCCCAGCCTCAGAGCAGAGCCTCCAATGTCCCCAGCaatagcacccctccccagtccaTTGTCTTCTTCCCAGGTGAGTGGGTTGCCTGGGACcctcttctctgcctcttctcctccctccaatGTTCTCCCCTCACTGGGGTCAGCTGTCCTCTGAGCAGGGGCGGGGTCACCAGGGTCCCAGACACCACAGCTCcaactctgggctgttctctgagaCAACAAACACCCACCTTTGTCACATGAcaccagtaactgctgggcactgagtgcCCTCCTGTATGCAACTGTGATGACCTGTCGGGGTTCCCcggactcctgcacccctgtaatggcacaaacagactcccccagcccgtagaacagagggagtttattgcttctcccggATACAGCCCAGCCAAacacagggaagggctggagcttaACTTCAGTCACAAGTTTGATTCCTGTCACAGAGGTTTGCTGACTctcacactatcttccacatcctaacaCTTAACAaaccagccaggccaggccaggcacaCCAGCCCAGCTcccgtggctaatagccattgctagatctatcctccatgaattgatctagctcttttttttagcCCCGTTATAGTGTTGGCCTTCGGGGCATCCTCtagcaagcagttccacaggttgtatCTGCCTTGTTCTgccttttaaacctgctgcctgttaatttccttgcatggcccctagttcttgttttCAGAGGAGTAAAGGGCACTTGTCTATTGACTTTCTCCTCCTTATGTGGCTTCTTTTAATCTCTTCTAACACGTTGTGTCTCTTTTCCCCCCTACTTTCTCCCCCCTTCCTTACTTGTGCTCTGGGTTACGATTTTCAGTGGTTGTGGAGGGAGTTAGTCGCTCAAATTCCAAGAGGAACCCAAAGGGAATCAGACTCCTTCCTTTTACCACCCCCCCTTTGAGATCTCCCAGCCCCACCGCCTACTCCTCACCAAGTCTGCATCCCTCAGCGTCTGCGCGCGCCCTGGGGCGGAGACAGACACTGGACAGGTTGAGATGTTGGAGTTTCCCTTGATTCCTTGAAGCCACCGATCTGCTGGGGCATCCCCAGGGGATTTCTCGTGGCAAAAAGATTGATTTGCTCTAGTCTGTGAGTTCCACGTTTGTAGCTGGAGCTCTCTCCATACACCGCGACCCCTAGCAAAGTCCCAAGGGACTGTCCGCTGGGCAGTGAGTTCCCTGCCTCCGGTGTGGTGGAGACTGGTGGGTGTGTTGGCCTCTGAAGGTTTCTTCTGTGTATTTTTTGGCCTTTGCGTGTTGATGACCCGCGCTGCTGAGCACTTAGGGGGTCTAGCAGTCATATTGCTGAGTGGTGGTTCGCCGGGGGACGCTTTTCGTCGCTATCTTGATGCGTTTGTGGTTTTCTCTCGAATATCTGCAAATTTCGATAgcaactcctcccccctccccttccccccacacccgcTCCTGCTCTCTCCGCTTCCCGCCCGGGGCCCGTAGCATGTGAACGGGCTCAGTTCTTGTCCCAGCCGCGCCTGTCCCGGTGTCACTGTGCgcggcgcagtaataggtggcggcGTCGGCAGCAACCAGGGCGCGGAGCTCCAGCGAAACCTGGTTCCCGGCGGCGTCTGCGGAGATGGTGACTCGGCTCCGGAACGCCGGAGCGTAGCTTGTGCCTCCGGTACTCGCATAGATCCGACCCAGGGACTCCAGCCCCGCTGCGGGGCGCTGCCGGACCCAGTGCCATTCGTAATTCTGGTCGGTGACAGAGACCCCGGAGACGGCGCAGCTGAGGGTGACCGGCTCGGAGACCCGCCCCGAGCCCGGGCCGGACGCCGCCAGCTGCACCTGGGCCAGGACACCTGGGAACAAACCAACGATCAAACACATGGGCCAGCGAGCAAAGACCCCGCCCCCGCTCTCCTTATACCCCCGCCCCGGCACTCACAGGGCGCCAGAGCCAGCAGCGCAGCGAGGAGCCGGGCCCCCATGCCTCGCACCGGGTGGACAGCCTGAAATCTGCCGGCGACTCCCCTCTTTGCGCGGAATCTGCTTAAAGAGCCGTCTGGTAATTCGCACGGTAGGCGCGCAGTCAAAAAAGTTCCCTCCCCCATCCGCTTTCCGGATGAACCACTGGAAAGGAGGAGAACACGCAGCTGTCGGGCGCCCTCCTTTGGCACCAGAGATGAGTGAGCGGCAGGCCTGAGCGAGCAGCAACCCGGGAATGAAGTGACGTCATTCCTGTACGCGTCCTCTTCAGAATCAGTTCCCAGCGCTTTGTTTTTCGGTTACACTGAATGGGCCCGCGATACACCCCCAATATCTCCTGGAGCCACATCCCGCTGGCGCGCTCTGCAGTGACTCGCTGTCCGGCGCATCCTCCggtctcttccccgccccccgaaCCTCCCCGGGGCTCTGCCGGGCTGCGAAGGAGCCTGGAGCTCGGAGCCGGGAGGTTTTTGTCGGAGATCGCACCGGGCTCCCCGCGCTGTGGGTCTCTCGCCGCGCAGAGGTAGCGGCCGGAGTCCGCCTGGTTCAGCCTGCGCATGGCCAGGTACACCTCGCTCCGGGAGTTGtgcctggagatggtgaatcgcccTTGGTCCCAGGTCGCGTAACGCGGGTCTGTCCCGTCGGTGTTAATACGCGAGACAAACTCCGGTTCCGTCCCGGGCCGCTGCCGATACCAAAACATGGTGTAGCTGCCGAAGGAGCCCCCGGAGCCTGTGCAGGTCAGCCGGAGGGACTCGCCTTCCTCCGTCACGGCCCCCCCGGACTCCGCCAGCTGCAACTGGGACCGGGCGCCTGCGGGGAAACCCACAATGAAAGCGCTTAATGGGCCTTGTCCGTGCTCGGGGCTTTCacaggggtgaggaagggagcTCACAATACGCACCAGGAATACACGGGACAAGCGGGGAGTTACTGCGGCGGAGGAAAAGTCCCGGTGGAGattgagggcagcagagggagaaaCGCGGGTGGGCTGAGAGAAAACGGCAGCGGGACCCCGGCTGGGAGAAAGCGCAGCGGGGACTGGAGAGAGACAGAAACGCGGAACAGCgcggaaggaaagaaagaaagaggcgATGTGTGACGATATCTAGGCGGCTGCCGACGCACGGAGGGAGAGTGGCACAGACGGACAGACCCGAGGCCGAGTGAACAGACAGACGAAGAGCCAGACTCGCCGCacgagctctctctctctcccccctccccctccctgctttcCCAGAGGTTTCCCCACCTGGCCAGGCCGCGAGCAGGAGCGCGCCCCGCAGCCAGGTCGCCATGGCTGGCCGAGCGGCAGGGGCGGGACGAGTCGGTGGCAGAGCCGGTGGGATTCAGTCCTTCCCTGCGCTGATCGATGCGATTCTGCCTCGCGGCTTCCGAGATCCGGCTGAGGGAGGTTGAAAGGGAAACGAAGCCCCCTCCCACGCCCTGCTCCAGCTGCGCGCGGgctccctgctgggggctggCGAGGCCCCCCGGGCTCTCATATCGCGGGTCGCCAGCGCCGCCCCCAGGGAaccccgccccgggccctgcaggGGGAGGTTTCTCCTCCTTACCTGGCTCCTTTTCATCTTTTACACAAGGACTCTGCGTCTCTCTTTCGCACCCACGCTCtgctttcccacccccacccccgtctcctgcttgTGCGCTGGGTTAGGATTTTCAGTGGTGCCGAAGGGAGTCAGGCGCCCGAATTCCAAAGCGAAACCCAGAGGGACTCAGGCTCCTTCCTGCCTTTCACCTCCCTCCTTGAGatctcccagccccgctccctgctccccaccaatTCCGCATCCCTCAGCGTCTGCGCGCGCCCTGCGACTGACACAGACACCGGAGAGGCTGACAAGTCGGAGTTTCCCTTGATTCTTTAAGCCACCCGTGGCTTTCCCAGGGGCTTCCTCATGGCAAGAAGCGATTTGCACTGGCCGGTGCGTTGCGTCTTGTCCATCTGGCCGGTTAAACATGCAGCGTGAGCCCCTAGCAGAGTCCCAAGGGAACAGCAAGAAACTTTCAACAGCCCCTGCGTGGTATAGTGTAAGATCCTTGCTGGTTGCTAagcttgggctgtgggctgtgggtgacccctactggtagctgtctgtaagcacagcccagcagggggtgccttACCCTCCAGGGTAGTGGCTAAAACCAGTTGTACAATTTAAGGAAAGAAGCTGAACAAGGTAACTGGAGGGTTGGGGAAAGCGTGAGTCTTGTCTGGAGCCCTGGAGGAGACAGTCTAAGTAGggagctgggatttaggggcccagtcacccccatctcaaggggccTGAAGCATCCTCACCCAGGCccctgtaaccagattgcatctgtgctgtgctgtatcccggagaagcaataaactccctctattctactggctggggagtctgttcgtgctaCAAGGGAGCTGCAGCATCGAGGGAACCCCGACTGCGTAGTCACACCCTGCGCGCCGCCGTGGGGTTTCCTGGGCGCTGGGCGGTGCGTCCTCTGCTCGCGGTGCGGTGGGGACTGATCTGTGAGTTGCCCAAGGAAGGTTTTTTCTGTGTCCACCTTGTAGCCCGTTGCGGGTGGATTCCCCGCGCTGGTGACGCTTTGGGTGGTTCTTTGTCATGTCGTTGTGTTGTGGTGGTTGTGCTGAGGGGGCGTTTCGTTGCTGTGTGGATACGTTTGTGGTTTTATCGCCAATGGCTGCCCAATGCCACAGCAAcacccctgcctccccgccccgctTCCCGCCTCGGGCAGGCCCCACCTTCCTTGTGAAGTGACTCAGTTCTTGTCCCGGCCCCGCCTGTCCCGGTGTCACTGTGTGTCCCGGCGCAGAAATAGGTGGCGGCGTCCGCAGCgctcagcgagcggagctgcagggaGAACAGATTCTGGGCGCGGTCTGCCGAGATGGTGACTCGGCCCCGGAACGCCGGGGCGTAGCCGGTGTCCCCGTTGCTCGGATAGATCCATCCCACGTACTTCAGCCCTGCCCCGGACCGCTGCCGGACCCAGTGCCAGCTTAAATTCTGGTGGGTGACGGCGACCTTGGAGACGGCGCAGCTGACGGTGACCGGCTCCGACACCCGCCCCACCTCCACAAGGGCCAGGCCACCTACGAATGAATCAATGAACAGGGAAATGGGCCAGCGaacaacccccaccccacacacacacacacttgtaccCGCCGCCCTCTCCTTATACCCCCGCCCCGGCACTCACAGGGCGCCAGGGCCAGCAGCGCAGCGAGGAGCCGGGGGCCCATGCctcccaccggggggggggggggggggcagcccgaGATCTGCCGGCagctcccctgtctgcagggcaTCTGCTTGCAGAGCCGTGCCGTAATTCACATGGTAGGCGCGCACTCAAAAaacaacccccaccccccccgcgcGCGCTTTCCCAATGAACCTCAAGAAAGGAGGAGAACACGCAGCTGTCGGGCGCCCTCTCTTGGCACCAGAGATGTGTGAGCTGCCGGTCTGAGCGAGCAGCAACCCAGACGGGAAGTGACGTCAGTGCCGTACCAGTTCTCTTCAGAATCAGTTCCCAGCGCTCTGTGTAGTTTTTCGGTGACGTTGCCCGAGTCCGCCCTGCACTGGAAATGGGGAGGTTGGGCGttttctgcttcccctccccccccaaatatcTCCTGGGTGTCACAACCCGCCGGTGCGCTCTGCAGAGACTCACTGTCCAGCGCTTCCCGCGgtctccaccccgccccccaaaccTCCCGGGGCTGCCGGGCTGGGAAGGAGCCTGGAGCTCCGAGCCGGGAGGTTTTTGTCGGAGCTCGCACCGGGCTCCCCGCGCTGTGGGTCTCTCGCCGCGCAGAGGTAGCGGCCGGAGTCCGCCTGGTTCAGCCTGCGCATGGCCAGGTACACCTCGCTCCGGGAGTTGtgcctggagatggtgaatcgcccTTGGTCCCAGGTCGCGTAACGCGGGTCTGTCCCGTCGGTGTTAATACGCGAGACAAACTCCGGTTCCGTCCCGGGCCGCTGCCGATACCAAAACATGGTGTAGCTGCCGAAGGAGCCCCCGGAGCCTGTGCAGGTCAGCCGGAGGGACTCGCCTTCCTCCGCCACGGCCCCCCCGGACTCCGCCAGCTGCAACTGGGACCGGGCGCCTGCGGGGAACCCACAATGAAGGAGCGTAATGGGCCCTGTCCGTgcccggggggaggaagggagctcaCAATACGCACCAGGAATACACGGGAGAAGCGGGGAGTTTCTGCGGCGGAGGAAAAGCCCCGGTGGAGATTGGGGGCAGCAGAGAGAGAAACGCGGGTGGGCGGAGAGAAAACGGCAGAGGGAGAAAGCGCATTGGGGACTGGAGAGAGACAGAAACGCGGAACAGTGCGCAAGGAACGCGgcgtggaaggaaggaaggaagaaagaaagaaagaaagaaagaaagaaagaaagaaagaaagaaagaaagaaagaaagaaagaaagaaagaaagaggcgATGTGTGACGATGTCTAGGCGGCTGCCGACGCACGGAGGGAGAGTGGCACAGACGGACAGACCGAAGCCGGGTGGACAGACAGACGAAGAGCCAGACACGCcgcacaatctctctctctctcggctcCCTGCTTTCCCAGAGGTTTCCCCACCTGGCCAGGCCGCGAGCAGGAGCGCGCCCCGCAGCCAGGCCGCCATGGCTGGCCGAGCGGCACAGGAGGGAGGAGTCGGTGGCAGAGCCGGAGGGTTCAGCCCTTCCCTGCGCGGACCGATGCGATTCTGCCTCTTGCGACCCCCGAGACGCGTCTGGAGGGAGGGTGAAAGGGAAACGaagccgcctccccgcccccgtcTCCACGCCCTGCTCCCGCTGCGCACAGGGCCCTTCGGCGGGGCGCGGGGGGGTTCCGAGTTCTCATTGCGGAGGGCGCGAGCGCCGCCCCCAGGGAAccccgccccgcgccctgcagGGGGAGGTTTCTGTCCGAGCGCAGACTCGATTCCCGCGCTGTGCGCCTGGCGCAGGAATACACGGCGCTGTCCTCGGGTCTCAGGCCGCTGGTTTGTAAATGCGTCGTGTTGCGGGGATTGTCCCGGGAGATGGTGAATCGCCCTTCGACAGCCTCGGAATACCACTGCTTGGACCCGCTGGGGAAGCTGATCCTAGCCACGAACTCCGGCCGCTCTCCGGGGGCCTGGCGGTACCAATACATGTTGAAGCTGCTGAAGTTAAacccggaggctttgcaggagaggcgccgAGAGTCTCCAGCCTTCGTCACGCCCCCGCCGGACTCCTCCAGCCGCTCCTGGGCCCGGGCCCCTGAGGGAGACAGAAAGCGATCCCGGGTCAGAGAGCGGGACTGTGCCATTGCCCGGGCGGTGCGCACTGCTCCGGTGCGCCGAAATACCTCCCAACGCTGCGAACAGGGACACCCAAGGGAGCCAACGCCGCATTGCCCCCGGTGCGGGGGGGAAGGTCTCCGCGCACTGGCTGGTCCCTGCCCGGACCCAGGCGGCGGCGGATTGTCCCTGCGGACGCAGCTAGAAACCGGAAAGTGCCGCCCCGGTTTGTATATCCGGCTCCTTTAtaagagacccctccccccacttcgtTCCGCGCAGGGAATTGCTCTCCGCAGAGACGGACTCGCCCGGCGCTTCCccgcccggggggaggggtcccgaACTGACCCGGCCTGAAGTCCAGCGTCCGCTGACCCCGGAGTCTCCGAGGGGTGGGGTTCGGCTTTTTGGGCTCTTCGGCCGGAAAGCGAAGCGGggcagacctccccccccccccccccccggcagggtcTGTGTTCCAGGCTTGGAGGgcggtaaggggggggggggctgcgggccccTTTCCAGGGAGTGTTGCGATTACAGCTGCAGGCTGCGCTTTCCGCCCCCTTCCGCCCCGCACGCACCCGCGCACGCACCTCACTGGCCCGGGACTGTCTCTCTCGCAAGCCGGAGAGCGCGCAGATCGCCAGCCACCAAGCCCAAGCCCCCGAGAGCGGACAGCGGCGGACTCCGGGAGAGGGTGGGGCGGTGAAGCTGGAACGTGTCTGCAACTGGAgagtgtctgtggggggggggggcgggaaggggtggCCATGCCTGGGGGTGACAGTCTGTGGCGGCGGAGTTTGCGCTTTCTCCTCCATTCTCTCcctcagagtgtgtgtgtgtgcgcccgcgCGCTCGCACCTTTCCACTATCTGTCCATTTTTCTACTTATCCCATATACCCCTCGccccccacacagacacacacacatcaagaggggctgctccagcagaagGCGCTGGCAGCAGGCACAGGCCCGGCGGGTCCCGCCCCGGAGGTGGGTCCCAGGGGTCCCTCCCTTTCTGTGCGAGGGCTCCGTGTCCCGGTGTCACGGTGCgcggcgcagtaataggtggcggcGTCCGCAGCgctcagcgagcggagctgcagcgagacccGGTTCCCGACGGGGTCTGCGGAGATGGTGACTCGGTCCTGGAACGCCGGGGCGTAGCCGGTTCTCCCGTCACTCGGGTAGATCCATCCCAGGGACTCCAGCCCCGCTCCGGGGCGCTGCCGAATCCAGTTCCAGCTGTAACTCGGGTCGGTGATGGAGACCCCGGAGACGGCGCAGCTGAGGGTGACCGACTCCGAGACCCGCCCCGCGCCCGGGCCGGACGCCGCCAGCTGCACCTGGGCCAGGACACCTGGGAACAAAGAGGGGACCCGGTCCCCAAACAAGCCTTCAACCGGGTGCCCAGAGAGTCAATCCCCCCTCTCTCCTTGgcctgccccgctcccagccccgcaaCCCCTGCAGAGACTCACGCGGGGCCggagccagggccaggaagaCCCACGGCACCATCGGGAGGGGCGCCCACATCTCCAGCGCAGCCCCAGCGGGCTCGGCGGACCTAGGCTGTGGGACAAGCGGCGGCCTTTTAACCTCAGGCGGCCCCGC
This genomic interval carries:
- the LOC142821073 gene encoding uncharacterized protein LOC142821073: MVNRPSTASEYHCLDPLGKLILATNSGRSPGAWRYQYMLKLLKLNPEALQERRRESPAFVTPPPDSSSRSWARAPEGDRKRSRVRERDCAIARAVRTAPVRRNTSQRCEQGHPREPTPHCPRCGGEGGGGLRAPFQGVLRLQLQAALSAPFRPARTRARTSLARDCLSRKPESAQIASHQAQAPESGQRRTPGEGGAVKLERVCNWRVSVGGGGGKGWPCLGVTVCGGGVCAFSSILSLRVCVCAPARSHLSTICPFFYLSHIPLAPHTDTHTSRGAAPAEGAGSRHRPGGSRPGGGSQGSLPFCARAPCPGVTVRGAVIGGGVRSAQRAELQRDPVPDGVCGDGDSVLERRGVAGSPVTRVDPSQGLQPRSGALPNPVPAVTRVGDGDPGDGAAEGDRLRDPPRARAGRRQLHLGQDTWEQRGDPVPKQAFNRVPRESIPPLSLACPAPSPATPAETHAGPEPGPGRPTAPSGGAPTSPAQPQRARRT